The following coding sequences lie in one Arachis ipaensis cultivar K30076 chromosome B03, Araip1.1, whole genome shotgun sequence genomic window:
- the LOC107630344 gene encoding protein SAR DEFICIENT 1-like, producing the protein MASKRLFDDSDRDAEEASDKRMRPNRPSLASIIGEAVRVKNMQSLLSGLEPLLRKVVNEEVERVIIRHRHGSNYTRSPSLRIEAASSSSSEQPPKLQLMFTNELSLPIFTSSRILDAQGNPMQVILVDKTNNDQMVRTSLPYPVKLELVVLDGDFPGEESWWSSEQFNRHIVKERTGKRPLLSGELNLTMRDDIAPMNGDIEFTDNSSWIRSRKFRVAVRVSPNQQGAIRIREGITQAFVVKDHRGELYKKHHPPMLDDQVWRLEKIGKDGAFHKKLSAEGINTVQEFLKLSVVDPQMLRKILGIGMSEKMWEATIKHAKTCNMGNKVYMYSHANYTIYLSPICQLIRADINGQILQGRDLNSYNRVYLEKMVSEAYSRWNELEEIDQAVLNDNVALLTQGEEQFANNHEAAAATLEYDESKYFGYVPSSSHSHNNELPDWELNAMAYGFSKTGASTSDSEWPN; encoded by the exons aTGGCGTCTAAACGGTTGTTTGACGATTCTGATAGAGATGCAGAAGAGGCAAGCGACAAACGCATGAGACCGAATAGGCCTTCTCTTGCTTC GATAATAGGGGAAGCAGTAAGGGTGAAAAACATGCAGAGCCTGTTGTCAGGGTTGGAACCTTTGCTAAGAAAAGTGGTAAATGAAGAGGTGGAAAGAGTCATAATAAGACACCGTCATGGAAGTAACTACACGCGCTCCCCTTCACTGAGAATTGAAGCGGCATCATCGTCATCATCGGAGCAACCACCGAAGTTGCAACTCATGTTCACAAACGAACTTTCCCTGCCCATATTCACCTCAAGCAGAATACTCGACGCACAAGGGAACCCCATGCAAGTGATTCTTGTTGACAAAACCAACAATGATCAAATGGTTCGAACAAGCCTTCCCTATCCCGTAAAGCTAGAGCTGGTGGTTCTTGATGGTGATTTTCCCGGCGAAGAATCGTGGTGGAGCAGCGAGCAGTTTAACAGGCATATAGTGAAGGAGAGAACAGGGAAGAGGCCCTTGCTCAGCGGAGAATTGAATCTCACCATGAGGGATGACATTGCACCCATGAATGGGGACATTGAGTTTACCGATAACTCTAGCTGGATCCGTAGCAGAAAGTTCAGAGTTGCTGTCAGGGTTTCTCCCAACCAACAAGGTGCTATCAGAATTCGTGAAGGCATCACTCAAGCCTTCGTAGTTAAGGATCACCGTGGTGAAT TGTACAAAAAGCATCACCCACCAATGTTGGACGACCAAGTGTGGCGCCTAGAAAAGATCGGGAAAGACGGAGCTTTCCACAAAAAACTCTCGGCGGAGGGGATTAATACAGTCCAAGAATTCCTCAAGTTATCGGTTGTTGATCCTCAAATGCTTAGAAAG ATATTAGGGATTGGGATGTCGGAGAAAATGTGGGAAGCGACAATAAAGCATGCAAAGACATGTAACATGGGCAACAAAGTGTATATGTACAGTCATGCTAATTATACCATCTATCTGAGTCCTATATGCCAGTTGATTAGAGCTGATATCAATGGCCAAATCCTGCAAGGCCGAGACCTAAACAGCTACAATAGG GTGTATTTAGAGAAAATGGTGAGCGAAGCATATAGCAGATGGAATGAGTTGGAGGAAATTGATCAAGCCGTTTTGAATGATAACGTTGCTTTGTTAACACAAG GGGAGGAGCAATTTGCAAACAACCATGAAGCGGCAGCAGCTACACTTGAATATGATGAAAGCAAGTATTTTGGCTATGTGCCAAGCAGTAGCCATAGCCATAATAATGAGTTGCCAGACTGGGAACTGAATGCCATGGCTTACGGCTTCTCAAAGACTGGAGCTTCAACTTCTGATTCTGAGTGGCCCAATTGA